AGAGAATTTCTTAAAATCTCTTGGATGTCCATCGTCCAGGAGCCTGGCGTCAGCAGTAAAAAAGGAAAGCCACATCGCCGTGTCCCCTTTTTGCCAGGCTTCAATGGCGGCCTGTACTTTTGGGTTGCTCATTTTTGTAAATTCCATTTCTGTAACAGTTTGATGGTTATGGTTACCGGTCTGCCCGCAGGCTTGTAAAGCACACAAGAGCAGCACCGGTAAGATAAATTTTAAATTATTCCTCATGTGCAGCTTATTGGGTAGCCCCTCCGTTTACCAACAAGTGCTGGCCGCTCACAAAAGAAGAAAGGTCAGTGGCAAAAAATTCTGCAGCATTAGCCACATCTTCCACTTCCGCCAATCGTCCCATCGGGCAACTTTCTAATAAGGATTTACGTAGTTCCGGATAACTGCCTTCTTCTGCAAAAATGCCGGAATGGTCTACCGCAAAAGGGATGATGGAATTAACGGTAACACCCCGATGGCCTATTTCTTTTGACAATACGTCTACCAGGTATCT
This genomic stretch from Chitinophaga sp. XS-30 harbors:
- a CDS encoding nuclear transport factor 2 family protein translates to MRNNLKFILPVLLLCALQACGQTGNHNHQTVTEMEFTKMSNPKVQAAIEAWQKGDTAMWLSFFTADARLLDDGHPRDFKKFSTEAIGHERFTSIDRVENNGLDIYGSFHSDTWGDFKTYFKFRLNEDGKFHRLEIGQAKY